In Apium graveolens cultivar Ventura chromosome 10, ASM990537v1, whole genome shotgun sequence, the following are encoded in one genomic region:
- the LOC141692569 gene encoding uncharacterized protein LOC141692569 gives MNTALQLAVTNGHLANAKLLVESDPSNTHVRNGKVVIVKMICTTCRAPFLYGLQATTALHAAIIKLPQDKKNDRDVVKVLIDAAKRSSCSEDAPYNSFEALFNRTDVDLAMRRDHLDMIELILVEDPAYQHGHASKNINLKPLIYVATEHGYKDMVKLTHECGNTLGHGGQTALKAAFIARDEESIFGILGDDQHLVTYADSSRGWTPLHYAAYYAFDSALDVIVQAQTDVGYQFVSREKRTPLYIAAENGHISTVIRLMQLWPLLCVDVDHECRDILYFAVIAGNKDMILCIMMTHCPEKHIDKILNEKDINDNTPLHLVIGEGCFAPELIKHKKVDNSYCTHNNITFTVGFTMTGGYHQSGEANQGVVLLSKKTAFKIFVISDALALVLSTSSLFLYFIASIYEDSKCCEYNLRLIHIIQISVCVSKRNQTEKERI, from the exons ATGAACACAGCCTTGCAGCTAGCAGTGACCAATGGTCACTTGGCTAATGCTAAGCTGTTAGTAGAGTCAGATCCCAGTAATACGCATGTTCGAAATGGTAAGGTTGTTATAGTCAAGATGATCTGTACAACCTGCCGAGCTCCGTTCTTATATGGCCTTCAAGCCACAACTGCTTTGCATGCTGCTATTATCAAGCTCCCTCAAG ATAAGAAAAATGATAGAGATGTGGTTAAGGTCCTCATTGATGCAGCCAAACGTTCTAGTTGCTCAGAGGATGCACCATATAACAGTTTTGAAGCTTTATTTAATAGAACTGACGTAGACCTGGCAATGAGAAGAGATCACCTAGACATGATTGAGCTGATATTAGTCGAAGATCCGGCATATCAACACGGACACGCAAGTAAAAATATCAATCTTAAGCCTCTGATCTATGTAGCTACTGAACATGGGTACAAGGATATGGTCAAATTAACTCACGAATGTGGAAATACCCTGGGTCATGGAGGTCAGACCGCTTTAAAAGCTGCTTTTATAGCGCGTGATGAAG AATCTATATTCGGTATCCTAGGAGATGACCAACATCTGGTAACCTATGCTGATAGTTCCAGGGGGTGGACACCACTTCACTATGCCGCATATTATGCATTTGATTCAGCACTTGATGTTATTGTACAAGCGCAAACAGATGTTGGCTATCAGTTTGTGTCCCGGGAGAAGCGAACACCACTTTATATAGCAGCTGAGAATGGACATATTTCTACTGTGATACGACTTATGCAATTATGGCCACTTTTATGTGTTGATGTTGATCACGAGTGTCGAGATATACTATACTTTGCCGTGATTGCAGGCAATAAAGATATGATTCTGTGTATAATGATGACACATTGTCCGGAAAAGCATATTGACAAGATTCTAAATGAGAAGGATATCAACGACAATACACCTCTCCATTTAGTTATTGGCGAGGGTTGTTTCGCTCCGGAACTCATAAAACATAAGAAAGTTGATAATAGTTACTGCACTCATAACAACATAACTTTTACAGTCGGATTTACAATGACAGGTGGATACCATCAAAGTGGAGAAGCTAATCAAGGAGTGGTACTTCTTTCCAAAAAGACAGCTTTTAAAATATTTGTGATATCAGATGCATTAGCTCTGGTACTGTCAACATCTTCTTTGTTTCTCTACTTCATTGCATCTATATATGAAGATAGCAAGTGctgtgaatacaatctgcgattaatacatataattcaaataagtgtgtgtgtgagtaaacgaaatcaaacagagaaagaaaggatataa